A genomic window from Cardiocondyla obscurior isolate alpha-2009 linkage group LG02, Cobs3.1, whole genome shotgun sequence includes:
- the LOC139113513 gene encoding odorant receptor 82a-like translates to MSDDVWNDDVAYAFSIHRTFMQILAMWPLGKKTVFTLIQWTLLLLWMLSPLVFIYMAITGSGNDASANIDVTLYFACTVALSLKYVFITVNGRKLAKNINTAIVDWSFARNNKKTYQIMKEHAFQSKLCTLIMLYSAYICGGLYILVVIGVNLKDIFLQKQMMNVSNDDVDTKNRLFIIPCGEFGNKITSMQYAIILIIQFIQLIIICTAQSIADSFYINVSLHLSGQLNVLKTKFKTFANKPESQTNHRKKFINLVNRHCELMELHQNLEGTFHPIILSQLVITTISIALLGLRIIFCLKSNNYMEFIKSIFVLNYLFMQALLYCYGGDFVQKGSEGIFHAMFTTSWFTLPTTLMKDINFAMMKSSHSFRFTGGKFFYVNRETMIYILKTAASYVSVLRIALKDY, encoded by the exons ATGTCGGATGATGTCTGGAATGATGATGTCGCGTACGCGTTCTCTATTCATAGAACATTTATGCAAATACTTGCTATGTGGCCGCTGGGAAAAAAGACCGTATTTACGTTAATACAATGGACCTTACTATTACTTTGGATG TTGTCACCGTTGGTCTTCATATACATGGCAATCACGGGAAGTGGTAATGACGCTAGTGCAAATATAGatgttacattatattttgcatGCACAGTGGCTTTAAGTTTGAAATACGTGTTTATTACTGTCAATGGAAGAAAATTGgccaaaaatattaacaccGCTATCGTCGACTGGTCGTTTGCGAGGAATAATAAGAAGACGTACCAAATCATGAAGGAACATGCGTTTCAATCCAAACTGTGTACTTTGATAATGCTGTACTCAGCTTACATATGTGGTGGTCTTTACATATTGGTCGTTATAggtgtaaatttaaaagacatatttttacaaaagcaAATGATGAATGTGTCGAATg ATGATGTCGATACAAAAAATAGGTTATTTATAATACCTTGTGGTGAATtcggtaataaaattacaagtaTGCAGTACGCGATTATCCtcattatacaatttattcaattaatcaTCATATGTACCGCGCAATCTATCGCGgacagtttttatattaatgtttctcTACATCTTAGTGGCCAACTCAACGTgcttaaaacaaaatttaaaacttttgcaAACAAACCCGAGAGTCAAACAAATCACcggaagaaatttattaatttagttaacAGGCACTGCGAATTAATGGAACTTCATCAGAACTTGGAAGGCACGTTCCATCCAATTATATTATCTCAACTTGTTATAACAACCATTTCAATCGCTCTTTTAG gattacgtataatattttgcTTGAAAAGCAACAATTATATGGAGTTTATCAAAAGTATATTTGTTTTGAATTACCTGTTTATGCAAGCTCTGTTATATTGTTATGGCGGTGATTTTGTGCAAAAAGGAAGCGAAGGCATATTCCATGCAATGTTCACGACTTCCTGGTTCACGCTTCCTACAACGTTGATGAAGGATATAAACTTCGCGATGATGAAGTCAAGCCATTCGTTTCGTTTCACCggcggaaaatttttttacgtcaatCGTGAAACGATGATATACATTCTGAAAACAGCAGCCTCGTACGTTTCGGTTTTGCGAATAGCTCTgaaagattattaa
- the LOC139109559 gene encoding odorant receptor 13a-like has product MKTNWNSGIDYGFSIIKSMMLLLGQWPLQNNVIHTTQWVIIFIAGSLNVLNVLIESFKSCTVERDGLEILRLIESCMHAWLNIFFSRIYKKKIAININAAIEDWSSTTMEKESRMFFLYILQAAIVDNSTVNTWLFVIPSTCLYEGISYSTYKILFVIQVIQGSLVLISENVYDSFFFSITMHLCGQFELLRMQFINVSQQLYGKKYRGNVLGPLIKRHCQLIALANNIEDIFSIIILVRLLIISIVIAASGFQLILALKFHDAVMITKTVTVLTTVLVQLFVYSVVGGYLKSQMKKAAMSIYSCNWHCLPKKFMRTIIFVIMRSYQPVQMLAGKFFSVNIETFMSILKSFLSYLSVLRVMIDA; this is encoded by the exons ATGAAGACAAATTGGAACAGTGGTATAGATTACGgtttttctataataaaatcgatgaTGTTGTTATTGGGTCAGTGGCCTTTGCAGAATAACGTAATTCACACGACACAGTGggttataatatttatagcaggg TCTCTTAATGTGCTCAACGTTCTAATAGAATCTTTCAAGAGCTGTACTGTTGAGAGAGACGGTCTAGAAATTCTTCGTTTGATAGAAAGCTGCATGCACGCATGGTTAAACATCTTTTTTTCGCGTATTTACAAGAAAAAGATCGCCATTAATATCAACGCAGCGATTGAAGACTGGTCATCTACGACCATGGAAAAAGAATCGCGTATG ttctttttatatattctacAGGCTGCAATTGTAGACAACAGCACAGTGAATACATGGCTGTTTGTTATTCCATCAACATGTCTATACGAAGGGATCTCTTATTCCACGTACAAAATATTGTTTGTGATACAAGTAATACAAGGATCTCTGGTATTAATATCAGAAAATGTTTACGACAGCTTTTTCTTTAGTATCACTATGCACCTCTGTGGTCAATTCGAACTTCTTCGAATGCAGTTTATAAATGTCAGCCAACAACTTTATGGAAAAAAGTATCGCGGAAATGTTTTGGGGCCGTTGATTAAAAGACATTGTCAACTAATAGCATTGGCAAATAATATCGAAGATATCTTTAGTATCATTATTTTAGTGCGCCTTTTGATAATTAGCATCGTTATCGCAGCTTCag GTTTCCAACTTATTTTAGCATTAAAATTTCATGACGCAGTAATGATAACTAAAACAGTGACGGTATTGACCACTGTACTAGTACAATTATTCGTTTACAGTGTCGTCGGTGGTTATTTGAAAAGTCAAATGAAAAAAGCCGCGATGTCGATTTACAGCTGCAATTGGCACTGCTTGCCGAAAAAATTTATGAGaactattatttttgttattatgcGGTCGTATCAACCCGTTCAAATGTTAGCCGGAAAATTTTTCTCCGTGAACATCGAGACTTTCATGAGTATATTAAAGAGCTTTCTTTCATACTTGTCTGTCTTACGAGTGATGATAGACGCATaa
- the LOC139113512 gene encoding odorant receptor 2a-like: MSWNDDISYAFTLHKFVALPIGVWPLQKYDIFSRMRSVVCGLSLSAMMIVLILEVTCGDNSMYTKLDAIMLLTCNLVSVLKLLFYHLYADNLIHNFSSAVDDYLAIDTEKKRAIMRRHAFLGKIICYNVVFPAYVASTIFMIMPLITSNESAQVNISIKNPAENLAFPMMWTLRDFHISQNSYIWISIVQYILLMLNSSCNCGNDSLFLAIMLHVCGQIELLKIDFSKFGVTSKNLNKDFSMLISRHCYLMNNAELLIEVISVVLLVQILISCLLICFIGFQLILGIKFHDMVMITKTSTVLITLLLQLFFYSFVGDYLKCQTEEIAFSIYSCNWQNFSMKLKRNILFVIMRSQTPIQLLAGRYIIINIETYMSILKSSLSYLSVLRVMVDG; this comes from the exons ATGTCGTGGAATGATGATATATCATACGCTTTTACCCTCCATAAATTCGTAGCTTTACCAATAGGCGTTTGGCCTCTgcaaaaatatgatatattttCTAGAATGCGTTCAGTCGTATGCGGCTTGAGTTTG AGTGCGATGATGATTGTATTGATTCTCGAAGTCACTTGCGGGGACAACAGTATGTATACGAAACTTGATGCTATTATGCTTCTAACGTGCAACCTTGTTTCTGTACTAAAATTGTTGTTCTACCATTTATATGCTGACAATCTAATTCACAATTTTTCATCTGCCGTGGATGATTATCTTGCGATTGATACTGAGAAAAAGCGAGCAATCATGCGGCGGCATGCATTTTTGGGAAAGATAATTTGTTACAATGTCGTATTTCCCGCTTACGTCGCTTCAACAATTTTTATGATCATGCCTTTGATAACAAGCAATGAGAGTGCTCAAGTTAATATATCCATCAAGAATCCAGCAGAAAATTTAGCCTTCCCCATGATGTGGACCTTAAGAGACTTTCATATCTCTCAAAATTCATACATTTGGATCTCTATAGTgcaatatattcttttaatgcTTAATAGCAGCTGTAATTGCG GAAATGATTCACTTTTCCTCGCAATCATGCTTCATGTATGCGGCCAAATAGAACtcttaaaaatcgatttttctaaatttggCGTGACaagcaaaaatttaaataaggatTTTTCGATGTTAATATCGAGACATTGTTATCTAATGAATAATGCGGAGCTTTTGATAGAAGTAATAAGTGTCGTTCTGCTTGTACAAATATTGATTAGTTGCCTTCTTATTTGCTTCATTG GTTTCCAACTTATTTTAGGAATAAAATTCCACGACATGGTTATGATAACTAAAACATCGACAGTATTGATCACTCTACTACtacaattattcttttatagtTTCGTCGGTGATTATTTGAAGTGTCAAACAGAAGAAATTGCCTTCTCAATCTACAGTTGCAATTGGCAGAATTTTTCAatgaaattgaaaagaaatattttgttcGTCATTATGCGTTCCCAGACTCCTATTCAATTGCTTGCCGGcagatatattattataaatattgagACATACATGAGTATATTAAAAAGCTCTCTTTCTTACTTGTCTGTTCTCCGAGTGATGGTGGATGGATAA
- the LOC139113514 gene encoding odorant receptor 9a-like yields MVWNADLAYAFNLYKIITVPLGIWPLQNYNAFALFRSIVCGSSLTIMMTLVFLEIVYGNSNAYVQLDNLEIVFCSILAILKLLCFRIYANNLIRNFSSAVKDYLAMDTEEKRTIMRRHAYLGRVICYSVLSLSYLATLLFMLMALIADNEEVQINVTISQIDELPVPLTFLGEVYMSTTVYLLVSTLQYIVLTLTVTSNCGNDSLIFGIILHICGQIEILKIEFTKYDVNDKNKDFSTLASRHYYLIEHAEFIVDVISVVLLLQMLFSCLFVSLMGFQFILALKTNDAGMIVKTLSVLSALMLQLLFYSIIGDYLKCQMEDIAHSIYSCNWYDFPVKLMRNVLFVTMRSQQPVQLLAGRFFTVDVKSYMVIVKSAMSYISVLRVMVDE; encoded by the exons ATGGTATGGAATGCGGATCTGGCATATGCTTTTAATCTGTATAAAATCATAACTGTGCCACTGGGCATTTGGCCCTTGCAAAATTATAACGCATTCGCTTTATTTCGTTCTATTGTGTGCGGCTCCAGTTTG ACTATAATGATGACTTTGGTATTTTTGGAAATCGTTTACGGTAATAGCAACGCGTACGTACAACTCGATAATCTTGAAATTGTCTTTTGCTCCATTCTCGCTATACTAAAGTTATTATGTTTCCGTATATACGCTAACAATTTGATTCGCAATTTTTCTTCCGCTGTGAAAGATTATCTAGCAATGGATACCGAGGAGAAACGCACGATCATGCGACGGCACGCTTACCTGGGGAGAGTTATTTGCTATAGCGTCTTATCATTGAGTTATTTGGCCACGTTACTTTTCATGTTGATGGCTTTGATAGCAGACAATGAAGAAGTCCAAATTAACGTGACGATAAGTCAAATAGATGAACTACCTGTGCCCTTAACGTTTTTAGGGGAAGTGTATATGTCTACTACTGTATACTTGTTGGTCTCTACGTTACAATACATTGTACTAACTCTCACCGTCACCAGTAACTGTG GTAATGATTCTCTTATTTTTGGAATTATTCTTCATATTTGCGgacaaatagaaattttaaaaattgaatttactAAATACGATGTAAACGATAAAAACAAAGATTTTTCGACATTGGCATCAAGGCACTACTATCTAATTGAGCATGCGGAATTTATAGTAGACGTGATAAGTGTTGTTTTGTTGTTACAAATGCTATTTAGCTGTCTCTTCGTTAGTTTAATGG GTTTCCAGTTTATTTTGGCGTTAAAAACGAACGACGCGGGAATGATAGTTAAAACTTTATCAGTGCTGAGCGCTTTAATGTTACAGTTGCTATTTTATAGCATTATTGGTGATTATCTAAAATGTCAAATGGAAGACATCGCTCATTCAATTTACAGCTGCAATTGGTACGATTTTCCAGTGAAATTAATGAGGAATGTTTTGTTTGTCACCATGCGGTCGCAGCAACCTGTTCAGCTGCTAGCGGGACGATTTTTTACCGTGGACGTCAAGTCTTACATGGTAATAGTAAAAAGCGCGATGTCGTACATATCCGTTTTACGAGTAATGGTAGACGAGTAG
- the LOC139113516 gene encoding odorant receptor 13a-like: MTMTMTWNTDMAYAFNPYKILTLPLGIWPLQNYNTFALIRSIVCCSSLTVLMILVFLEITCGNNNAYVQLDNLEIIFCSILALLKLLSFRIYANNLIRNFSSAMKDYLAIDTEEKRTIMRRHAYMGRLICYSVLSLAYLASILFMLVALIADNEEVRANVSKSQMSQLPVPLTFLGEVHVSTGVYMLISIFQYMVLTLTTTSNCGNDSLILAIILHICGQMEVLKIEFNNYDVKNKSKSFSALALRHYYLIEHAELLVNVISFVLLLQMLFSCLFVSLMGFQFILALKTNDAVMIFKTTIVLTALMLQLFFYSIVGDYLKYQMEEVGHSIYNCNWYDFPLILMRNVLFVIMRSQQPVQLLAGRFFVVDIKSYMAIVKSAISYISVLRVMVDE, from the exons ATGACTATGACAATGACATGGAATACCGACATGGCATATGCCTTTAAtccgtataaaatattaactttgcCACTGGGCATTTGGCccttgcaaaattataatacatttgcCTTAATCCGCTCTATTGTGTGCTGTTCAAGTTTG ACTGTGCTGATGATCTTGGTATTTCTCGAAATCACTTGCGGTAATAACAATGCGTATGTACAACTTGATAaccttgaaattattttctgctcTATTCTTGCTCTACTGAAGCTATTATCTTTCCGCATATACGCCAACAATTTGATTCGCAATTTCTCTTCCGCTATGAAAGATTATCTAGCGATAGATACCGAGGAAAAACGCACGATTATGCGACGGCACGCTTACATGGGAAGACTTATTTGTTATAGCGTTTTATCGCTGGCTTATTTGGCTTCGATACTTTTCATGTTGGTGGCTTTGATAGCGGACAATGAAGAAGTTCGAGCCAACGTGTCCAAAAGTCAAATGTCACAATTACCTGTGCCCTTAACGTTTTTAGGAGAAGTGCATGTGTCTACCGGTGTATACATGTTGATCtctatatttcaatatatggTGCTAACCCTCACGACCACCAGCAATTGTG gcAATGATTCTCTTATTCTCGCAATTATTCTTCATATTTGCGGACAAATGGAAGtcttaaaaattgaatttaataattacgacgTGAAGAACAAAAGCAAAAGCTTTTCGGCATTGGCGTTAAGGCATTATTATCTAATTGAACACGCGGAACTTCTGGTGAATGTAATAAGTTTTGTTTTGTTGCTGCAAATGCTGTTTAGCTGTCTTTTTGTTAGTTTGATGG GTTTTCAGTTTATTTTGGCGTTAAAAACGAATGACGCAGTGATGATATTTAAAACTACAATAGTATTGACTGCTCTAATGttacagttatttttttatagtatcGTTGGtgattatttgaaatatcaaATGGAAGAAGTTGGTCATTCgatttataattgcaattgGTACgattttccattaattttaatgagaaatGTGCTGTTCGTCATAATGCGATCGCAACAACCTGTGCAGCTACTAGCGGGCCGATTTTTCGTTGTAGACATCAAGTCTTACATGGCAATCGTAAAAAGCGCTATTTCGTACATATCCGTTTTACGAGTAATGGTAGATgaataa
- the LOC139113501 gene encoding E3 ubiquitin-protein ligase RNF19A, whose protein sequence is MFKESENGVGGCNGAPPRPRRIFPRFSLRRLLYSSPLIGRRIARTPSSSNRNTKAKDQVSGRTTDVEKGEARVSNGSSHFQFHNIDLQRASSKGSVLSSAGKSNESGLMECPLCLAELPVEFFPIIQSCHHRSCYDCFQQYLKVEISESRVNIACPECSEPLHPNDIRMILNDQTQLEKYEDFMVRRVLAVEPDARWCPAPDCSFAVIASGCASCPKLRCERPGCDSYFCYHCKARWHPNQTCDAARAQRSQYYERSSSLSFSQTDSQHRDDIKPCPRCQVLIVKMDDGSCNHMTCAVCGAEFCWLCMKEISDLHYLSPSGCTFWGKKPWSRKKKILWQLGTLVGAPIGIGLVAGIAFPAMIIGIPVWVGQKLYTRYEKANKHKRNAFIAGGVTASVLVSPVLAGLAVGIGVPILLFYVYGVVPVSLCRSGGCGVSTSGTGVRFEFDDENELMGALGVRNGGDAASIDVASHRGGNPSIGEASLSLGSGSQLEKLGRENDRESASNVALAGTSLAGSIASSVLPGGQRLEVQADVTSTQRFSLCSETASAATSLSEKSVNASIALDDGAASTRALAGSVLNFKMDGSSISGGRSTEGEQAASSANGGHMDSAGQATSLSSLEEVAPGLAKRIRRKLTFDRQCSDSSNWTMCGEDGGSERVRFDDHVSVIEADQERVVGGKLEGCVNRSTGGRKRNKDSEIEMEIQKISKNSNGELNVESPVDDTSRERVNVATLRNVFFHTSTVPMDREKRLSVIEEPTTTVSQTSGNRIFTPLRDESQSPTSTDESLQCLEN, encoded by the exons ATGTTTAAGGAAAGTGAAAACGGTGTGGGTGGCTGCAATGGTGCACCACCTCGTCCTCGGAGAATATTTCCCCGGTTTTCTCTGCGAAGATTACTGTATTCCAGTCCACTTATTGGCCGTCGCATTGCTAGAACGCCTAGTTCAAGTAATAGGAATACTAAAg cTAAAGATCAAGTGAGTGGCAGAACGACAGATGTTGAGAAAGGAGAGGCCAGAGTTAGCAATGGTTCAAGTCACTTTCAATTTCACAATATAGATTTACAACGCGCTTCCAGCAAGGGTTCTGTACTTTCTTCCGCAGGAAAG AGTAATGAGAGTGGATTAATGGAATGTCCATTGTGTTTGGCGGAACTGCCAGTAGAATTCTTTCCTATTATTCAATCTTGCCATCATCGCAGTTGTTACGATTGTTTTCAACAATATTTGAAAGTAGAAATATCTGAATCCAGAGTTAATATCGCTTGCCCCGAGTGTTCAGAACCATTACATCCAAATG ATATTCGGATGATTCTAAATGACCAAACACAATTAGAGAAATATGAAGACTTTATGGTTCGAAGGGTACTTGCCGTAGAGCCTGATGCAAGATGGTGTCCTGCTCCGGATTGCAGCTTTGCTGTAATCGCTAGTGGTTGTGCCTCATGTCCAAAATTACGTTGCGAGCGACCAGGCTGCGATTCATACTTTTGCTATCACTGTAAAGCACGATGGCATCCTAATCAAACATGTGATGCCGCCAGAGCGCAACGTTCCCAATATTACGAGCGTAGCTCTTCTCTAAGTTTCAGTCAAACTGATTCTCAACACA GAGACGATATAAAACCGTGTCCTAGATGTCAAGTTTTGATCGTCAAAATGGACGATGGAAGTTGCAATCATATGACTTGTGCAGTTTGTGGCGCAGAGTTTTGTTGGCTTTGTATGAAAGAAATCAGTGATCTGCATTATCTTAG tcCTTCTGGCTGCACTTTTTGGGGTAAAAAGCCGTGgtcaagaaagaaaaagattcttTGGCAACTTGGAACTTTAGTGGGAGCACCAATCGGAATTGGTCTTGTCGCTGGTATAGCATTTCCAGCCATGATTATAG gtATACCAGTGTGGGTAGGACAAAAACTGTATACGAGATACGAGAAGGCCAACAAACATAAGAGGAATGCCTTTATCGCAGGAGGAGTCACTGCATCa GTTTTAGTATCGCCGGTGCTGGCAGGATTAGCTGTGGGTATCGGCGTCCCGATTTTACTATTCTACGTCTACGGTGTGGTCCCGGTATCTCTCTGCCGAAGCGGAGGCTGCGGCGTATCCACGAGCGGGACCGGAGTACGATTTGAATTTGACGACGAGAACGAGTTGATGGGAGCTCTAGGCGTTCGCAACGGCGGAG ACGCGGCATCAATAGACGTCGCGAGTCACCGCGGTGGCAATCCGTCGATAGGAGAGGCGTCCCTTTCATTAGGTAGCGGCAGTCAGTTGGAGAAATTGGGCCGAGAAAATGACCGTGAAAGCGCAAGCAACGTGGCCCTCGCCGGCACCAGTCTCGCGGGAAGTATAGCCTCCAGCGTGCTTCCCGGAGGTCAAAG GTTGGAAGTCCAGGCTGACGTTACGTCCACTCAACGCTTCAGTTTATGTAGCGAGACGGCTTCCGCGGCTACTAGTCTATCTGAAAAATCTGTAAACGCTTCTATCGCTTTGGACGATGGCGCGGCTTCTACGAGGGCTTTGGCTGGTTCCGTTCTTAACTTTAAG ATGGATGGCAGTTCAATCAGTGGTGGTAGAAGTACAGAAGGCGAACAAGCGGCTAGCTCTGCTAATGGTGGTCACATGGATTCTGCTGGTCAAGCTACTTCTTTGAGCTCGCTAGAAGAAGTTGCACCCGGTTTAGCGAAACGTATCCGTCGAAAACTCACATTTGACCGTCAATGTAGCGACTCTAGTAATTGGACTATGTGCGGGGAAGATGGAGGTTCGGAACGAGTACGATTCGATGATCATGTCAGCGTAATCGAAGCAGATCAAGAAAGGGTTGTGGGAGGCAAATTGGAAGGTTGTGTAAATCGCTCAACGGGAGGGCGAAAACGAAACAAGGATTCAGAGATAGAAATGGAGATTCAAAAGATATCTAA gAATTCAAATGGTGAATTAAATGTTGAAAGTCCTGTGGACGACACTTCGCGGGAACGTGTCAACGTGGCAACTTTGAGAAACGTATTTTTTCATACTTCAACTGTACCTATGGATCGCGAGAAACGTTTGTCTGTTATAGAAGAACCGACAACGACCGTATCGCAAACTTCTGGTAATCGGATTTTCACACCTTTACGCGACGAAAGTCAAAGCCCTACTAGTACGGACGAGAGCTTGCAAtgcttagaaaattaa
- the LOC139113502 gene encoding uncharacterized protein: MSDDETDSSCAEEQVVSNFEVRKEWLEKVLSNEYNGKEVKVLEFEVQPGCATSESVLSAITRVSTHYLAAITTSKPKDKCKVDLIIKQLPKDPFSRFFITEGQFDLREIKFYTQVMPDLREFSKKQLARSKEQETIVLPVPKCFYAHYSPASGTDDSPVPPESMLVLHDLTPVGYWRPEFSEGLTLKEANAALKAIACIHAHSLSLKVVDGRSLSERYPFLFQTAKATDSYQQLVERGLPQLAYFLKSRPELKTILETLLVLRPRTKGIISALLAPEGPLSLITHTDFWSNNLLFSNNGTTMDCIILDWQMVTYSRPTNDVALLLVSSVPTQLRRKHTKTLLDTYWHELYWTCSHLGLDIPKDLGYTRENLDEDYRKSQLLALLLCIGSVDVAIGNPLTEQRLIDVLKDLYNDGVLTDETIVATNETVATTEETVAATEETVATTEEIVATTEETAVTDETVVAKNENDS; encoded by the exons ATGTCCGACGACGAAACCGATAGTTCCTGCGCGGAAGAACAAGTTGTCTCAAATTTTGAGGTCCGGAAGGAGTGGCTCGAGAAAGTATTGTCGAACGAGTACAATGGGAAAGAG GTCAAAGTCTTAGAATTCGAGGTGCAGCCTGGCTGTGCGACAAGCGAGAGTGTTCTGAGCGCTATCACAAGGGTTTCAACACATTATTTAGCAGCAATTACAACAAGTAAGCCGAAGGATAAATGCAAAGTGGATCTTATCATAAAGCAACTTCCCAAAGATCCGTTTAGCCGATTTTTTATTACGGAGGGCCAGTTTGACCTCCgtgagattaaattttatacacag GTGATGCCGGATTTAAGAGAGTTCAGTAAAAAGCAATTAGCAAGGTCCAAGGAACAAGAAACTATAGTACTACCGGTTCCGAAATGCTTTTATGCTCATTACAGCCCCGCAAGCGGAACTGACGACAGCCCAGTGCCGCCGGAATCGATGCTAGTGTTACACGATTTAACTCCCGTAGGATACTGGCGACCTGAATTTTCAGAAGGATTAACATTAAAAGAAGCAAACGCAGCGTTAAAAGCCATCGCTTGTATACACGCTCATTCTCTGTCGTTGAAAGTCGTAGATGGACGATCTCTCTCCGAACGTTATCCGTTTCTCTTCCAAACGGCTAAAGCAACAGATTCGTATCAGCAATTAGTGGAGCGCGGTTTACCACAGCTAGCATACTTTTTGAAAAGTAGACCAGAATTGAAGACGATTCTCGAGACTCTGTTAGTTCTGCGACCTCGCACTAAAGGTATCATTTCGGCCCTCCTTGCTCCAGAAGGTCCACTATCACTGATAACACACACCGACTTCTGGAgcaataatttacttttcagTAATAATGGAACGACTATGGACTGCATTATTCTCGACTGGCAAATGGTCACTTACAGCCGGCCGACAAATGATGTTGCTTTGTTATTAGTGAGTTCGGTGCCCACCCAGCTACGGCGTAAACATACTAAAACGCTCTTGGATACGTATTGGCATGAGCTGTACTGGACGTGCTCACATCTTGGCCTAGATATTCCCAAGGACTTAGGTTACACTAGAGAAAATCTCGACGAAGACTACAGAAAGTCCCAGTTGCTGGCGCTTTTACTTTGCATCGGGTCGGTGGACGTCGCAATCGGTAATCCCCTCACGGAACAACGATTGATCGACGTTCTCAAAGATCTATATAACGACGGCGTTTTGACGGACGAAACCATCGTCGCGACAAACGAAACCGTTGCCACGACGGAGGAAACCGTCGCCGCGACAGAGGAAACCGTTGCCACGACAGAGGAGATCGTCGCCACGACGGAAGAAACCGCCGTCACGGATGAAACCGTTGTTGCGAAAAATGAAAACGATTCTTAA
- the Bet5 gene encoding trafficking protein particle complex subunit 1, with protein sequence MTRMKFTFYTASAIFDRQRKVRLGVSPFCHQVTNGGVVQHTAVRNETWKYQKQQQLQGSTSATRVDAAKRKGRTTSAMTIHNLYIFSKTGTLLYYTEWNRLNKSGITKEEEAKLMYGMLFSIKSFVSKISPLDPKEGFLYYKTNKYTLHYFETPSGLKFVLNTDNASQSARELLQQLYREVYLEYVVKNPLCQLNEPIQSELFKLKVDELFKKSPLFLSRSL encoded by the exons ATGACTCGCATGAAGTTCACGTTTTACACCGCCAGCGCTATCTTTGATCGACAGCGGAAAGTTCGGCTTGGAGTTTCACCGTTTTGTCACCAGGTAACGAATGGCGGAGTCGTACAGCATACAGCTGTGCGAAACGAAACGTGGAAATATCAAAAACAACAACAGTTACAAGGTAGCACGTCAGCTACGAGAGTTGACGCTGCGAAACGAAAGGGAAGGACCACATCAGCGATGACAATTCATAATTTGTACATCTTTTCGAAAACTGGCACGTTGCTGTATTACACCGAGTGGAACAGATTAAATAAGTCTGGGATAACGAAAGAGGAG GAAGCAAAATTAATGTATGGGATGCTGTTTTCTATAAAATCATTTGTCAGCAAAATCTCACCGTTGGATCCAAAGGAAggatttttgtattataaaaccAACAAGTACACACTTCATTACTTTGAAACACCGTCAGGTCTTAAGTTTGTTTTGAACACTGATAATGCAAGTCAGAGTGCCAGAGAACTGTTGCAGCAATTATACAGAGAG GTCTACTTGGAATATGTAGTAAAGAATCCACTGTGCCAATTAAATGAACCTATACAaagtgaattatttaaattaaaagtagatGAACTGTTCAAAAAATCACCTCTATTTCTAAGTCGATCATTGTag